The Pseudomonas sp. G2-4 genome window below encodes:
- a CDS encoding carbamoyltransferase: protein MALTILGLSGALSHDPSAALYIDGKLIAAAEEERFVRDKHAKNRMPYESAKFCLEQAGIKPSDVDVVAIPFAPISLFGEARWHYAKRYWYAPDRALDAILMGNRRYKRYRRKIVWCLEQLGFDPKKIKIEPVEHHLAHASSAYHCSGFQEKTAILGIDGKGEYATTFFGYGENGKIHKIKEFFDPDSLGGLYGAITEFLGFEMLDGEFKVMGMAPYGDASKYDFSRLASFENGELVINTDYANVIGLRRYKEKGKGFYFSPKLIEWLGPKREGDIADEPYIHYAASMQALFEKLALQMIDHYLGDVLKETGKLAFAGGCALNVKLNQKIIARDDVKELFVQPASGDAGTAVGAAAYVSHARGVPVEKMEHVYLGPAYSNEDVIAACARHPSKPVWRKIDNTPERIAKIMVDGNPVAWFQGRMEFGPRALGGRSIIGCPSASGVADRINEQIKFRERWRPFCPSMLDTVAPQMIKVDHPAPFMTFTFEVAEEWKTRVPEVVHEDGTSRAQVLKREYNPRYYDMMKALEVLTGNGVSLNTSLNRRGEPMICSPTDALNMFFGSDLQYLIMEDILVVKDGVDAYD, encoded by the coding sequence GTGGCATTGACGATTCTTGGCCTGTCCGGCGCCCTTAGCCATGATCCTTCCGCAGCGCTGTACATAGACGGCAAGCTGATCGCGGCGGCCGAGGAAGAGCGCTTCGTACGCGATAAACATGCAAAGAACCGCATGCCCTATGAGTCGGCGAAGTTCTGCCTGGAACAGGCCGGCATCAAACCGTCCGACGTCGATGTGGTGGCGATCCCGTTCGCCCCGATCAGCCTGTTCGGTGAAGCGCGCTGGCACTACGCCAAGCGTTACTGGTACGCCCCGGACCGTGCCCTAGACGCAATCCTGATGGGCAACCGTCGCTACAAGCGCTATCGCCGCAAGATCGTCTGGTGCCTGGAGCAACTGGGCTTCGATCCGAAGAAAATCAAGATCGAGCCGGTCGAGCACCACCTGGCCCACGCTTCCAGTGCCTATCATTGCTCGGGCTTCCAAGAGAAAACCGCGATCCTGGGTATCGACGGCAAGGGCGAATACGCCACGACTTTCTTTGGCTACGGCGAAAACGGCAAGATCCACAAGATCAAGGAGTTCTTCGACCCGGACTCCCTGGGTGGCCTGTATGGCGCGATCACCGAATTCCTGGGCTTTGAAATGCTCGACGGCGAGTTCAAAGTCATGGGCATGGCGCCCTATGGCGATGCCAGCAAGTACGATTTCTCGCGCCTGGCCTCGTTCGAAAACGGCGAACTGGTGATCAACACCGACTATGCCAACGTGATCGGCCTGCGTCGTTATAAAGAGAAGGGCAAGGGCTTTTACTTCTCGCCGAAGCTGATCGAATGGCTCGGCCCGAAACGCGAAGGCGACATCGCCGACGAGCCGTACATTCATTACGCGGCCAGCATGCAGGCGCTGTTCGAGAAACTCGCGCTGCAAATGATCGACCATTACCTGGGCGACGTGCTCAAGGAAACCGGCAAGCTGGCTTTCGCTGGCGGCTGTGCCTTGAACGTCAAGCTGAACCAGAAAATTATCGCCCGTGACGACGTCAAAGAACTGTTCGTGCAGCCGGCTTCCGGCGATGCCGGCACTGCGGTGGGCGCGGCGGCTTACGTGTCCCATGCCCGTGGCGTGCCGGTGGAGAAGATGGAGCACGTCTATCTCGGCCCTGCCTACAGTAACGAAGACGTGATCGCCGCCTGCGCCCGTCATCCGAGCAAACCGGTGTGGCGCAAGATCGACAACACCCCCGAGCGCATTGCCAAGATCATGGTCGATGGCAATCCGGTGGCCTGGTTTCAGGGCCGCATGGAGTTCGGCCCGCGGGCCTTGGGCGGTCGCTCGATCATCGGTTGCCCGAGTGCCAGCGGCGTGGCTGATCGCATCAACGAACAAATCAAGTTCCGCGAGCGCTGGAGGCCTTTCTGCCCATCCATGCTCGACACCGTCGCGCCGCAGATGATCAAGGTCGATCACCCGGCGCCGTTCATGACCTTCACCTTCGAAGTGGCTGAAGAGTGGAAGACCCGCGTGCCGGAAGTCGTCCATGAAGACGGCACTTCCCGGGCCCAGGTGCTCAAGCGCGAGTACAACCCGCGCTACTACGACATGATGAAGGCACTGGAAGTCCTGACCGGCAACGGCGTGTCCCTGAACACCTCACTCAACCGCCGTGGCGAACCGATGATCTGTTCGCCGACCGATGCGTTGAACATGTTCTTTGGCTCCGATCTGCAGTACTTGATCATGGAAGACATCCTGGTGGTCAAAGACGGCGTGGATGCTTATGACTGA
- a CDS encoding glycosyltransferase family 2 protein, whose translation MTEALISVVIPAYNYAKTLPRAVNSVVAQLGDAQAELLVIDDGSTDATPQALEQLQAEHANCFRVLRKPNGGLSSVRNRGIEEAQGQYLIFLDADDEMAPGALAAVTQHIASHPESRFIIGGHWSVFSDGRRVRHCVKPLPATPRERVRGYLLDKKVMLSNGACVMHRDVFAPGNYPEHLRNVEDIPVFAQVLARFPCSVLDQPLALIHKHDDSMRHDLKQSLAAGVGMVDEVFSPARLPGMQDLRQAFLAQRCLSLFRDCYTAGDYVKARAFYAQAVRTDIRSLTRWPYTRKAIRLLFK comes from the coding sequence ATGACTGAGGCGTTGATCAGCGTCGTCATCCCTGCTTATAACTATGCCAAGACATTGCCGCGTGCGGTGAACTCTGTTGTGGCGCAGTTGGGAGATGCCCAAGCTGAACTGCTGGTGATCGATGACGGCTCAACTGACGCGACGCCACAAGCACTGGAACAGCTTCAGGCTGAACATGCGAATTGCTTTCGAGTTCTGCGTAAACCCAATGGTGGGCTGTCTTCGGTACGCAATCGCGGGATCGAGGAGGCTCAGGGGCAATACCTGATCTTCCTGGATGCCGATGATGAGATGGCTCCAGGCGCGCTGGCTGCGGTGACCCAACATATCGCCAGTCATCCAGAGAGCCGTTTTATCATTGGTGGGCACTGGTCGGTGTTTTCCGATGGGCGTCGGGTCCGCCATTGCGTAAAACCCTTGCCCGCCACGCCGCGTGAACGTGTGCGTGGTTACTTGCTGGACAAGAAAGTGATGCTGTCCAACGGCGCCTGCGTAATGCATCGCGATGTGTTTGCGCCGGGCAATTACCCTGAACACTTGCGCAACGTCGAAGACATCCCGGTGTTCGCCCAGGTGTTGGCGCGTTTCCCATGCAGCGTTCTCGATCAGCCGCTGGCGCTGATCCATAAGCACGACGACAGCATGCGTCACGACCTCAAGCAAAGCCTGGCGGCGGGTGTGGGGATGGTTGACGAGGTGTTTTCCCCTGCGCGCTTGCCTGGAATGCAGGACTTGCGCCAGGCTTTCCTGGCTCAGCGCTGCCTGTCGTTGTTCCGTGATTGCTACACCGCTGGCGACTATGTCAAAGCCAGGGCTTTTTATGCCCAAGCTGTGCGCACCGATATTCGCTCTCTCACGCGTTGGCCCTATACCCGCAAGGCCATTCGGTTGTTGTTCAAGTGA
- a CDS encoding capsule biosynthesis protein, with amino-acid sequence MDRYRWKLLRERHGRCGSLLRLVRDVLVDVAIGIRAKACLNATVDPMHCEVLLLHSAPKSMALQRKNILIEALRERGHDLKEAALRSPSHACAQRMLVTPPQSVPLRYLVYAAHAQWLVMAYQPKVLINERNGSLHAPFLRLALAARGARLLHLAHAATLESSRRLAMNDFDFYGVFGRSSLVALQERTLRFGESTVVLVGSYLADETYDLPVADPALRTVLVLGVGPDREKDSGYQHTYQLLCDWAERHPHYRVLFKRHPRSKAQFWSAAAERLANVELLDITCSLAQALAQASVVINIMSNAGIEAGLAGRPVIHVNAGSDRDIFSHSLFFGPQVRDEHELSRQLQALELDYPGHVARARHFADYHLVYGSQGLAKTVQLVDNLLHDIEPVRDFETFRLPAVG; translated from the coding sequence TTGGATCGTTATCGTTGGAAGTTGCTACGTGAGCGTCATGGTCGCTGTGGCAGCCTGCTGCGCCTGGTTCGTGATGTGCTCGTCGATGTCGCGATCGGGATACGCGCCAAAGCATGCTTGAATGCTACGGTCGACCCCATGCACTGTGAGGTGCTGTTGCTGCATTCGGCACCCAAGTCCATGGCGTTGCAGCGCAAGAATATTTTGATCGAGGCCCTGCGCGAGCGCGGACACGATCTGAAGGAAGCAGCGTTACGCTCACCGTCGCACGCTTGCGCCCAGCGAATGCTCGTGACGCCGCCGCAGTCTGTACCGCTGCGTTATCTGGTATACGCGGCCCATGCCCAGTGGTTAGTGATGGCCTACCAGCCCAAGGTGTTGATCAACGAGCGCAACGGTAGTCTCCATGCGCCATTTCTGCGCTTGGCATTGGCTGCGCGTGGCGCTCGACTGCTGCATCTGGCCCATGCCGCGACGCTGGAGTCTTCTCGACGCCTGGCGATGAACGACTTTGATTTCTACGGCGTCTTTGGACGCAGTTCGCTTGTTGCCTTGCAAGAACGCACATTGCGGTTTGGTGAGTCGACAGTCGTGCTGGTCGGTTCTTACCTAGCTGATGAAACCTATGACCTGCCCGTCGCTGATCCGGCTCTCCGGACAGTGTTGGTTTTGGGGGTTGGTCCTGACCGGGAGAAAGACTCGGGCTACCAGCACACCTATCAGTTGTTGTGCGATTGGGCCGAGCGGCATCCGCACTATCGCGTACTGTTCAAGCGTCACCCGCGCAGCAAGGCGCAATTCTGGAGCGCTGCTGCTGAGCGGTTAGCCAACGTAGAGCTGCTGGATATCACGTGCTCGCTGGCCCAGGCGCTGGCGCAGGCCAGCGTTGTGATCAATATTATGTCCAATGCCGGCATCGAGGCAGGGTTGGCGGGGCGGCCGGTGATCCATGTGAACGCAGGCAGTGATCGGGACATTTTTTCCCATTCGCTTTTTTTTGGGCCTCAAGTTCGTGATGAGCATGAATTGTCCCGTCAATTGCAGGCGCTTGAGCTCGACTACCCGGGGCATGTGGCCCGCGCCCGCCATTTCGCCGATTATCACTTGGTGTACGGTTCTCAGGGATTGGCAAAAACCGTTCAACTCGTCGATAACCTGTTGCACGACATAGAGCCTGTGCGGGATTTCGAGACCTTCAGGCTTCCTGCCGTCGGTTGA
- a CDS encoding toluene tolerance protein codes for MQTLDHAFYLSLREGAEVLEADGKGDKVLRLTDGSILKLFRRKRLLTSALWAPYAKRFADNCRTLHERGIECPEILQVYRIPSIARDAVHYTPLPGHTLRQLLNVDANEDLQARLGEFVAKLHQSGIYFRSAHLGNVVLTPQNTLGLIDIADLRTYRKPLRKGLRLRNFKHMLRYRQEREWLLKDNQFLENYLNHQRLCNELEVRLALNA; via the coding sequence ATGCAAACGCTCGACCATGCTTTTTATCTCAGCCTGCGCGAAGGTGCCGAGGTTCTCGAAGCCGATGGTAAAGGGGATAAAGTCCTGCGCCTGACTGATGGCTCGATACTCAAGCTGTTTCGTCGTAAACGCCTGCTGACATCCGCGCTCTGGGCTCCGTACGCCAAGCGCTTCGCCGATAACTGCCGAACGCTGCACGAACGCGGCATCGAGTGTCCGGAAATTCTCCAGGTTTATCGCATCCCCAGCATCGCGCGCGATGCCGTCCATTACACGCCACTGCCTGGCCACACCCTGCGTCAACTGCTGAACGTGGATGCCAATGAGGATCTTCAAGCACGCTTGGGGGAGTTCGTTGCAAAGCTGCATCAGAGCGGCATCTACTTTCGCTCCGCGCACCTGGGCAACGTCGTATTGACGCCGCAGAACACGCTGGGACTGATCGACATTGCAGACCTGCGGACCTACCGCAAGCCGCTACGCAAAGGCCTGCGCCTGCGCAATTTCAAGCATATGTTGCGCTATCGGCAGGAGCGCGAGTGGCTGCTCAAGGACAACCAGTTCCTGGAGAACTACCTGAACCACCAACGCCTGTGCAATGAACTGGAAGTGAGGCTGGCGCTCAACGCTTAA
- a CDS encoding capsular biosynthesis protein produces MTTMLFISLAAHQGLYFNRLLNETELQGKVVTPSQMPWFGSLQVSRILSRIDWASLIEEKCEERRVKNKSNGRLYRLLLRLELFGMALRAQALLDRERPDALVFWNGAHRYCRLLTALAPPGCQTFFFENGLLPDTTTVDPKGVNYLNAVPREADFYLNYPYSVPENQAAPVLIPRPPRTSGPAPIALPEQFVFVPFQDDRDSQVRLFSPWISNMREMFALGERLAEETGLTVVFKEHPSSRETYPELHERTDDRVLFANGNATQQLIESSLFVVTINSTVGLESLLLGKPVLTLGQAFFNIEGLVMHADTAEQVVDLARAFPRWPLNEQLRRNFLHYLREHYCIKGGWKNADKAQLQRVADRMLGKS; encoded by the coding sequence ATGACGACAATGCTGTTCATTTCCTTGGCCGCTCATCAAGGCCTTTATTTCAATCGGTTGCTCAACGAAACTGAACTACAAGGCAAAGTAGTTACCCCTTCACAGATGCCCTGGTTCGGGTCACTGCAGGTATCCAGGATCCTTTCTCGCATCGACTGGGCGAGCCTGATCGAAGAGAAATGCGAGGAACGTCGCGTCAAGAACAAGAGCAATGGCCGGCTTTACCGCCTGTTGTTACGTCTTGAACTCTTTGGGATGGCACTGCGGGCGCAGGCTTTGCTTGATCGAGAGCGTCCTGATGCATTGGTATTCTGGAACGGTGCCCATCGCTATTGCCGATTGCTGACGGCGCTGGCCCCGCCGGGTTGCCAGACGTTCTTTTTCGAGAATGGCCTGTTGCCTGATACCACGACGGTGGACCCCAAGGGTGTGAACTACCTGAATGCGGTTCCGCGTGAGGCCGATTTTTACCTCAACTATCCTTATTCCGTGCCTGAAAACCAGGCCGCGCCAGTGCTGATTCCCCGTCCGCCCCGTACCAGTGGCCCGGCACCCATTGCGCTGCCGGAGCAGTTTGTCTTCGTTCCGTTTCAGGATGACCGCGATAGCCAGGTTCGGCTGTTTTCTCCCTGGATCAGCAACATGCGCGAGATGTTTGCCTTGGGCGAACGACTGGCTGAAGAGACGGGGCTGACGGTGGTGTTCAAGGAACATCCATCCAGTCGCGAGACGTACCCGGAACTGCATGAGCGTACTGATGATCGCGTGCTGTTCGCCAACGGTAACGCTACCCAGCAGTTGATCGAGTCCAGTCTGTTTGTGGTCACGATCAATTCGACGGTTGGCCTGGAAAGCCTGCTCCTGGGCAAGCCCGTGCTTACTTTGGGCCAGGCGTTTTTCAACATAGAGGGGCTGGTGATGCATGCCGACACGGCTGAACAGGTGGTGGACTTGGCGCGTGCATTCCCGCGATGGCCGCTCAACGAGCAATTAAGACGTAACTTCCTGCACTACCTTCGCGAGCACTACTGCATCAAGGGTGGCTGGAAGAACGCCGATAAAGCTCAGTTACAACGAGTTGCCGATCGAATGCTGGGGAAAAGTTAA
- a CDS encoding O-antigen ligase family protein, producing the protein MQRFISKDVLTVWASIGFLVLLCGPWVLPNNKLYHQMLIVLLWAPALLALFHRDFRLLFKQPECFFFVLFVAWTFLVLAVEGGDNVFGKAKVTFYVALTLAGVLLAAQNRKWRLESMFLYASIIGGVFAAASWAYFYGLSARPVHSRVIAIGLWDTPIMAAHAVGALAIMGAFTLRARHLPPVVMALLLIPATGYALFLGFSQTRGVWIGLVACLLVMGVARPSRLGSGLLLLGALGVACIALFKPEILLQRGVSYRPELWRGGIQLILDHWATGLGFNEYLIPVPEIARSFKHPHNLFLDTGVRLGVPGLLLFGWLWLTAGWRGWISRAQPLGQVLLALWVFSGASLLTDGIGLWLKPNADWLITWLPIALSIVLAARGSAETERSTQGVSVS; encoded by the coding sequence ATGCAAAGATTTATCAGCAAGGATGTCCTGACGGTGTGGGCATCCATCGGGTTTCTGGTTTTGTTATGTGGCCCGTGGGTACTACCGAACAACAAGCTTTATCACCAGATGCTGATTGTGCTGCTCTGGGCGCCCGCCTTGCTGGCGCTGTTCCATCGGGACTTTCGCCTGTTATTCAAACAGCCGGAGTGTTTTTTTTTCGTCTTGTTCGTGGCCTGGACGTTCCTGGTATTGGCGGTCGAGGGGGGCGATAACGTCTTCGGCAAGGCCAAGGTGACATTCTATGTAGCCCTGACCCTGGCAGGCGTGTTGCTGGCGGCACAGAACCGCAAGTGGCGGTTAGAGTCCATGTTTTTGTACGCATCGATTATTGGCGGTGTTTTTGCGGCCGCTTCCTGGGCATATTTTTATGGTCTGTCCGCCCGGCCTGTGCACTCCCGGGTGATCGCCATCGGCTTATGGGATACCCCGATCATGGCCGCGCACGCGGTGGGCGCCTTGGCGATTATGGGCGCGTTCACCCTGCGAGCCAGGCACCTGCCTCCTGTTGTGATGGCGTTGCTACTGATCCCTGCAACCGGATATGCGCTGTTTTTGGGCTTCAGCCAAACGCGCGGTGTTTGGATCGGCTTGGTAGCCTGTCTACTCGTAATGGGCGTAGCGCGACCGTCACGCCTGGGAAGCGGGCTGCTCCTTCTGGGGGCGTTGGGAGTGGCGTGCATTGCTCTATTCAAACCCGAGATTCTATTGCAGCGTGGCGTTTCTTACCGTCCCGAGCTATGGCGAGGTGGTATCCAGTTGATTCTGGACCATTGGGCGACGGGGTTGGGATTCAACGAGTACCTGATTCCGGTCCCTGAAATAGCGAGGTCCTTCAAGCATCCCCATAACCTCTTTCTGGATACCGGAGTGCGTCTCGGGGTGCCGGGTCTGCTGCTGTTCGGCTGGCTGTGGCTGACGGCTGGCTGGCGCGGCTGGATTTCGCGAGCTCAGCCGCTGGGTCAAGTGTTGCTGGCACTCTGGGTTTTTTCCGGAGCGTCGTTGCTGACCGATGGCATCGGTCTCTGGCTCAAACCAAACGCCGATTGGTTGATCACTTGGCTGCCGATTGCTTTGAGTATCGTGTTGGCCGCTCGGGGGAGCGCTGAAACTGAACGCTCCACCCAAGGCGTTTCTGTTTCCTGA
- the msbA gene encoding lipid A export permease/ATP-binding protein MsbA, with protein sequence MANSDQQSSMTIYLRLLKYVLPYWGSFAISIIGFVLFASSQPMLADMLKHFLDALQKPNDTQFMGVSLVLGVPLLIVLIAVYQGIGSFLGNYYLAKVARGVVHDLRCALFDNLLTLPNRYFDNHNSGHLISRITYNVTMVTGAATDAIKVVIREGLTVVFLFGYLLYSNWKMTLVLLAILPVIAVLVSSASKKFRKQSKKIQVAMGDVTHVASETIQGYRVVRSFGGESYEIARFHKASADNMNRSLGMTRTQSIYTPLLQLVIYIGMAVLMYLVLYLRGDASAGELIAYITAAGLLPKPIRQLSEVSATIQKGLAAADSIFEQLDEEPEVDTGTMEMARVSGRLEVRNLSFQYPGTEKVVLDDISFTAEEGQMVALVGRSGSGKSTLANLIPRFYHHDQGQILLDGVDVEQYKLTNLRRHIALVNQQVTLFNDSVTNNIAYGDLADAPFEAVRKAAEDAYAAEFIEQMPQGYDTLVGENGVLLSGGQRQRLAIARALLKNAPLLILDEATSALDTESERHIQAALDQVIKGRTTLVIAHRLSTIEKADLILLMDKGRIVERGTHAELLALNGFYARLHEKDFVEGAEEATKESFV encoded by the coding sequence ATGGCCAATTCCGACCAGCAGTCGAGCATGACGATTTACCTGCGGTTGCTGAAATACGTGCTTCCGTACTGGGGCTCTTTCGCCATCAGTATTATCGGTTTCGTGCTGTTCGCATCCAGCCAGCCGATGCTGGCAGACATGCTCAAGCATTTTCTCGACGCTTTGCAGAAGCCCAATGACACTCAGTTCATGGGCGTTTCGCTGGTACTCGGCGTGCCGTTGCTGATCGTACTCATTGCCGTCTACCAAGGCATAGGCTCATTCCTGGGTAACTACTACCTGGCCAAGGTTGCTCGTGGTGTTGTCCACGACCTGCGTTGCGCCCTGTTCGATAACCTGTTGACCCTGCCTAACCGCTACTTTGACAACCATAACTCCGGCCATCTGATATCCCGCATTACCTATAACGTGACCATGGTCACCGGCGCCGCCACGGATGCGATCAAGGTGGTGATCCGTGAGGGCCTGACGGTGGTGTTTCTGTTCGGTTATTTGCTGTACAGCAACTGGAAGATGACGCTGGTATTGCTGGCGATCCTGCCGGTTATTGCCGTTCTGGTGAGTAGTGCGAGCAAGAAATTTCGCAAACAGAGCAAGAAAATCCAGGTGGCGATGGGCGATGTGACCCACGTGGCCTCGGAGACGATCCAGGGCTACCGTGTGGTTCGCAGCTTTGGCGGTGAAAGCTACGAAATTGCACGGTTTCACAAGGCCAGCGCCGACAATATGAACCGCAGCCTGGGCATGACGCGCACCCAGTCGATCTATACGCCACTGCTGCAACTGGTGATTTATATCGGCATGGCCGTATTGATGTACCTGGTGCTTTATCTTCGCGGCGATGCCTCTGCTGGCGAACTGATTGCCTATATCACGGCTGCTGGTTTGTTACCCAAGCCTATCCGTCAGTTGTCGGAAGTCAGCGCCACGATCCAGAAGGGCCTGGCCGCAGCGGATAGCATTTTCGAGCAGCTCGACGAGGAACCGGAAGTCGATACGGGGACCATGGAGATGGCTCGTGTCAGCGGGCGTCTGGAAGTGCGTAACCTGAGCTTCCAGTATCCGGGTACCGAGAAGGTCGTGCTCGATGACATTTCCTTTACGGCCGAAGAGGGCCAGATGGTTGCTCTGGTGGGACGTTCGGGCAGCGGCAAGTCGACCTTGGCCAACCTGATCCCGCGTTTCTATCACCATGACCAGGGCCAGATCCTGCTCGATGGTGTGGATGTCGAGCAATATAAACTCACCAACCTGCGGCGCCACATCGCCCTCGTGAACCAACAGGTGACTCTGTTCAACGACAGCGTCACCAACAACATCGCTTATGGTGACCTTGCCGACGCGCCGTTCGAAGCCGTGCGCAAGGCGGCCGAAGATGCCTACGCCGCCGAGTTCATCGAGCAGATGCCTCAGGGGTACGACACACTGGTAGGCGAAAACGGCGTCCTCCTTTCCGGGGGGCAGCGTCAGCGTCTGGCGATAGCCCGTGCGCTGCTCAAGAACGCGCCGTTGTTGATCCTGGATGAGGCTACCTCGGCCCTTGATACCGAGTCCGAGCGCCACATCCAGGCAGCTTTGGATCAAGTGATAAAAGGGCGCACCACGCTGGTGATCGCTCACCGCTTGTCGACTATCGAGAAGGCCGACTTGATCTTGTTGATGGACAAGGGACGCATTGTCGAGCGCGGTACTCATGCCGAGTTGCTGGCACTCAATGGTTTCTACGCCCGGTTGCACGAGAAAGATTTCGTCGAAGGTGCCGAAGAGGCAACGAAGGAGTCCTTCGTTTGA
- a CDS encoding GNAT family N-acetyltransferase → MLSYWRSWRESGWTPIDAVAYAQAWQQFGGSVATHPDVVERLAGLVGIPVRYLGWFVDGQLCAAIPTWGRHVALSKDVLKREGKRGMLDLGNAEIILPMAEDTRIRVRHRMRYVSALNAQNITGLAEQPEGLALAREPEDYSKKFRYNQRREQRLLEDAGGSIRPMLELSASEQAAIYADLFQRRWNFEAPGKKHLADVFGLMREFMTGSLIYLNDEPVAIQILYRVEAPKWTSLEYINGGVDPQSREFSPGSVLSFVNTQTAWEQARALGKPLRYSFGRADREYKDRWCHRVPVYQV, encoded by the coding sequence ATTTTGAGTTACTGGCGGTCCTGGCGAGAAAGCGGTTGGACCCCCATTGATGCCGTGGCTTACGCCCAGGCCTGGCAACAGTTTGGCGGCAGCGTGGCCACTCACCCTGATGTGGTCGAGCGTCTGGCCGGGCTTGTCGGTATTCCGGTGCGTTATCTGGGCTGGTTCGTTGACGGTCAATTGTGTGCGGCGATCCCGACCTGGGGACGTCATGTGGCCTTATCCAAGGATGTGCTCAAGCGTGAGGGCAAGCGTGGCATGCTCGATCTTGGCAATGCCGAGATCATCCTGCCGATGGCCGAAGACACTCGGATTCGTGTACGACATCGCATGCGCTATGTGTCCGCACTCAATGCTCAGAACATCACCGGCCTTGCTGAGCAGCCTGAAGGTCTGGCGCTGGCCCGTGAGCCCGAGGATTACAGTAAGAAGTTTCGTTACAACCAGCGTCGCGAACAGCGTTTGCTGGAGGACGCGGGCGGCAGTATCCGGCCTATGCTGGAGCTGAGCGCCAGCGAACAGGCCGCCATCTATGCCGACCTGTTCCAACGCCGCTGGAACTTCGAAGCTCCGGGCAAAAAGCATCTGGCTGACGTGTTCGGGCTGATGCGTGAGTTCATGACCGGGTCCTTGATCTACCTGAACGATGAGCCGGTTGCGATTCAGATCCTGTATCGGGTCGAGGCGCCCAAGTGGACCAGTCTTGAATACATCAACGGCGGCGTCGACCCGCAGAGCCGCGAGTTCAGTCCTGGCAGCGTGCTCAGTTTCGTCAATACCCAAACCGCTTGGGAGCAAGCTCGAGCCTTGGGCAAGCCGCTGCGTTATTCGTTCGGCCGTGCCGATCGCGAATACAAGGATCGCTGGTGTCACCGGGTTCCGGTCTATCAGGTTTGA